In Clostridium sp. JN-1, one genomic interval encodes:
- a CDS encoding sensor histidine kinase, whose amino-acid sequence MNRILKLWNLIKSKLIYSLLILSIASSLMDNKQTHVNHILFIVSVTVLIVLTYIEFNIMAEHNKNKLIILSVSLTTLSVIAWLLNSNNSFMSFYYFFLLDNIFDIDDPKSRKSLIFYHMAGFMLYVLIDNILIIKEPFYTNILSYAFAIFVYLLILFMCVCIHGYKYEMNNLKLLNCSLIDYSFKEKEYLLSNERNRISQELHDSLGHLLMALSMNVKYLKTINDKGKINTEVNELELLINKSIQNLRTTVYNLKELDQNFNLYNEIMTIISKFNNLGMIKITLDYDSNIEKSSINIKNILITTIKESITNSLKHGNASRISISIKLIINTIELIIKDNGDGCKNILKSNGLNGIENRFKKLNGNVNFTSSPKKGFAVNVTIPEVIVYDQSDDSR is encoded by the coding sequence ATGAACAGAATATTAAAATTATGGAATTTAATAAAATCAAAGCTAATATATTCACTATTAATTTTATCTATAGCATCTAGTTTAATGGATAACAAACAAACACATGTAAACCATATTCTTTTTATAGTTTCAGTAACAGTACTAATTGTGCTGACTTATATAGAATTTAATATCATGGCAGAGCATAATAAGAATAAACTTATAATTCTTTCTGTATCACTTACAACATTAAGTGTAATAGCATGGCTTTTAAATTCAAATAACAGCTTCATGTCATTTTACTATTTCTTTTTACTAGATAATATATTCGATATTGATGATCCCAAGTCAAGAAAATCACTTATTTTTTATCACATGGCAGGATTTATGTTGTATGTTTTAATTGATAATATTTTAATAATTAAAGAACCATTTTATACTAATATATTATCTTATGCATTTGCTATATTTGTATATCTTTTAATATTATTTATGTGTGTTTGCATTCATGGATATAAATACGAAATGAATAATCTCAAACTGCTGAATTGTTCTTTAATTGACTATTCATTCAAAGAAAAAGAATACCTTCTTTCAAATGAGAGAAATAGAATATCTCAAGAATTACATGATTCACTTGGTCATTTGCTTATGGCTCTTTCGATGAATGTAAAATATCTCAAGACAATAAATGATAAGGGAAAAATAAATACTGAAGTAAATGAACTTGAACTTTTAATAAATAAAAGTATACAGAATTTGAGAACTACTGTATATAATCTCAAAGAACTTGATCAAAATTTTAATCTTTATAATGAAATAATGACCATAATATCAAAATTCAACAATTTGGGTATGATAAAAATAACCCTGGATTATGACAGTAATATAGAAAAATCATCAATTAATATAAAAAACATTTTAATTACAACAATAAAAGAATCCATAACCAATAGTTTGAAACATGGAAATGCCTCTAGAATATCTATTTCAATTAAATTGATAATAAATACTATCGAGCTTATAATTAAAGATAACGGAGATGGTTGTAAAAATATACTCAAATCAAATGGTCTCAATGGAATTGAAAACAGATTCAAAAAGTTGAATGGAAATGTAAACTTTACAAGTTCTCCCAAAAAAGGATTTGCTGTAAATGTCACAATACCAGAGGTGATTGTATATGATCAAAGTGATGATAGCCGATGA
- a CDS encoding L,D-transpeptidase → MTINKRERKLILYRDNKPYKTYRVAIGKGKTPTPTGTFKIINKQVNPGGPYGARWLGLNVEGVGIHGTNNPLSIGGPVSHGCIRMFNRDVIELFKLVPVGTTVKIF, encoded by the coding sequence ATTACAATCAATAAAAGAGAACGAAAACTTATATTATACAGAGATAACAAACCATATAAAACGTACCGTGTAGCAATAGGCAAAGGCAAAACTCCTACTCCAACTGGTACATTTAAGATAATAAATAAACAAGTTAATCCAGGTGGTCCATATGGAGCAAGGTGGCTTGGCTTAAATGTAGAAGGCGTTGGTATACATGGCACTAATAATCCATTATCTATAGGCGGTCCAGTGTCCCATGGATGTATAAGAATGTTCAATAGAGATGTAATTGAACTTTTTAAGCTTGTTCCTGTAGGAACTACAGTAAAAATATTCTAG
- a CDS encoding response regulator transcription factor — translation MIKVMIADDQPIIREGLKKILSIDSEIQVVCEAENGYDVLEKLNKHIVDVILMDVRMPKMDGIKAAGIVKKQYPDIKIIILTTFNEDEYLFDGIKQGISGYILKDSEINYIIKSIKEAYNDKMMFDPSVTPKLIGALNNQHDIKPSEDKIFDLLTKREIEILNLVIKGQSNCQISSNLFISEGTVKNYISSILKKLNLQRRTQLSALFINEK, via the coding sequence ATGATCAAAGTGATGATAGCCGATGATCAACCTATTATTCGAGAAGGATTAAAAAAAATATTAAGTATTGACTCTGAAATACAAGTAGTTTGTGAAGCTGAAAATGGTTATGACGTACTCGAAAAGTTAAATAAACATATTGTAGATGTCATCCTAATGGATGTAAGAATGCCAAAAATGGATGGAATAAAGGCTGCTGGTATCGTAAAAAAACAATATCCAGACATTAAAATAATAATTTTGACAACTTTTAATGAAGATGAATATCTATTTGATGGAATTAAGCAAGGAATAAGTGGTTATATCTTAAAAGATAGCGAAATTAATTATATCATAAAGAGTATAAAAGAAGCTTATAATGATAAAATGATGTTTGATCCTAGCGTAACTCCAAAACTTATAGGTGCTTTAAATAATCAACACGATATCAAACCATCAGAAGATAAAATTTTTGATTTACTTACCAAAAGAGAAATTGAAATATTAAATCTTGTAATAAAAGGACAAAGTAACTGTCAAATTTCAAGTAATCTTTTTATTTCAGAAGGCACAGTAAAGAACTATATATCCAGCATTCTAAAAAAACTTAATTTGCAGAGGAGAACTCAGTTATCCGCTCTCTTTATAAATGAAAAATAG
- a CDS encoding electron transfer flavoprotein subunit alpha/FixB family protein produces MIKKYNGILVFAEQKNGQIHKVSFELLGKAKELAQKLKTPVYSVILGPEGMDVQELIYKGADKVFYISGSEFDEPEELIYKINLESLINEVKPEICLIGATSLGRSLAPRLAAALGTGLTADCTGLEVDEDGKLVQIRPAFSENILAHIKTDTYPQMATVRYKEFNEIPRNEKNTGEIVKVNAIKQEVNLVKIIKKLKSQEVNISDANVVVAVGRGLKKAEDIAMIKELADLLGGVVGASRSIVDDGLISKDFQVGYSGNRVKPKLYIACGISGAPQHLAGMKESEFIAAINTDPSAPIFNAADYGIVDDMYKVIPDLINKIKNS; encoded by the coding sequence ATGATTAAAAAATACAATGGAATATTAGTATTTGCCGAGCAAAAGAATGGACAAATTCATAAAGTTAGTTTTGAACTGCTTGGAAAAGCAAAAGAGCTTGCACAAAAATTAAAAACACCTGTATATAGTGTGATTTTAGGACCAGAAGGCATGGATGTTCAAGAACTCATATATAAGGGAGCAGACAAGGTTTTTTACATAAGTGGAAGTGAATTTGATGAACCTGAAGAACTGATTTATAAAATCAATTTGGAAAGCTTAATAAATGAGGTCAAGCCTGAAATTTGTTTAATTGGAGCAACTAGTCTTGGAAGATCCCTGGCACCAAGACTTGCAGCTGCACTTGGTACAGGCTTAACAGCAGATTGTACAGGACTTGAAGTAGATGAAGATGGGAAATTAGTTCAAATAAGGCCAGCATTTAGCGAGAACATACTGGCACATATAAAAACTGACACTTATCCCCAAATGGCAACAGTAAGGTATAAAGAATTTAATGAAATACCTAGAAATGAAAAAAATACAGGAGAAATTGTAAAAGTAAATGCGATAAAACAAGAAGTCAATCTAGTTAAAATTATAAAGAAATTGAAATCACAAGAAGTCAACATTTCAGATGCGAATGTAGTAGTTGCAGTTGGCAGAGGATTAAAGAAGGCTGAAGATATTGCAATGATAAAGGAACTTGCTGATCTATTAGGAGGAGTAGTTGGAGCAAGCAGAAGTATTGTAGATGATGGACTTATTTCTAAAGATTTTCAAGTTGGATACAGTGGAAATAGAGTAAAACCAAAGTTATACATTGCTTGTGGAATTTCTGGGGCACCGCAGCATTTAGCAGGTATGAAGGAATCTGAGTTCATTGCAGCAATTAATACTGATCCATCAGCTCCAATATTTAATGCAGCTGATTATGGTATAGTTGATGACATGTATAAAGTAATACCAGATTTAATAAATAAAATAAAAAATAGTTAG
- a CDS encoding isoprenylcysteine carboxylmethyltransferase family protein, protein MNLIGYKFFSNIFDHDVFQTVFLIWLIVECAIFIFTFHKSFSKNSDKKFKDKGSFFTIVIGVYACIYFSFLFRNKLNLILPHSFFWVGIIFMSVGIVIRCWAVFTLRKFFSLSVIVESKQSIVSSGPYKLIRHPAYTGTILTLIGISISIKSIMSILTALIIISVVYGYRIKIEEKVLINSFGKEYLNYINKTWKLIPWVF, encoded by the coding sequence ATGAACTTAATTGGTTACAAATTTTTTTCAAATATTTTCGATCACGATGTCTTTCAGACTGTTTTTCTCATATGGCTTATCGTAGAATGTGCAATTTTTATATTCACATTTCATAAATCTTTTTCAAAAAACAGTGATAAAAAATTTAAAGATAAAGGATCTTTCTTCACGATTGTAATTGGAGTATATGCATGTATTTATTTTAGTTTTTTATTTAGGAATAAATTAAATTTAATTTTACCACATTCATTTTTTTGGGTTGGAATAATCTTTATGTCAGTTGGTATCGTCATAAGATGTTGGGCCGTTTTTACACTTAGAAAATTTTTCTCGCTTTCTGTCATAGTAGAATCAAAACAATCTATTGTAAGCAGTGGACCTTATAAGTTAATAAGACATCCTGCATATACTGGAACTATTCTCACACTTATTGGAATTTCAATATCAATTAAATCAATCATGTCCATATTGACTGCCTTGATTATAATTTCAGTTGTATATGGATACAGGATAAAAATTGAGGAAAAAGTTCTTATAAATTCATTTGGTAAGGAGTACTTGAATTATATTAATAAGACATGGAAATTAATACCCTGGGTATTTTAA
- a CDS encoding VCBS repeat-containing protein, translating to MSMFYPTYLCPLNNLFRGTSLIDMKFGDVTGDKIIDKVSLYGNKPDGQDSEFISNISIVIQNGHCNRTSIITPKFNEGYNPRIFLGDFNKDKIDDIKISIDSGGSGGYGVYYIYSFKNSIKQELFNFENYNNGYEYKVDYMDFYKVKVFCITLNQLFILDISYKSKEYLSQYYNKSGKLKEPVQGDVLSLGALIPIAANEKNNSYDLTAFQRIIGTYNADTLGYVQNMLTWNGEKFTSYNISVAIPQSKP from the coding sequence ATGAGTATGTTTTATCCAACATATTTATGTCCACTTAATAATCTTTTTAGAGGTACTTCTTTAATAGATATGAAATTTGGAGATGTAACTGGTGATAAAATTATAGATAAAGTATCACTTTATGGAAATAAACCTGATGGCCAAGATAGTGAGTTTATAAGTAATATTTCCATTGTAATTCAAAATGGACACTGTAATCGAACTAGTATAATTACTCCTAAATTCAATGAAGGATATAACCCAAGAATATTTCTTGGTGATTTTAATAAAGACAAAATAGATGATATAAAAATTAGTATTGATTCTGGTGGAAGCGGCGGATATGGTGTTTACTATATATATTCATTTAAAAACAGTATCAAACAAGAACTTTTTAACTTTGAAAACTACAATAACGGATATGAATATAAAGTAGATTATATGGATTTTTACAAAGTAAAAGTTTTTTGTATAACTCTTAATCAACTTTTTATATTAGATATAAGTTATAAAAGCAAAGAGTATTTGTCACAATACTATAACAAAAGTGGAAAACTAAAAGAGCCAGTTCAAGGCGATGTTCTTTCTTTAGGTGCTTTAATTCCAATTGCAGCTAATGAAAAAAATAATAGTTATGACTTAACTGCATTTCAACGTATAATTGGTACCTACAATGCAGATACATTAGGATACGTTCAAAATATGCTAACCTGGAATGGTGAAAAATTTACATCTTACAATATTTCTGTAGCTATACCTCAAAGCAAACCTTAA
- a CDS encoding sulfide/dihydroorotate dehydrogenase-like FAD/NAD-binding protein — protein sequence MYCIDAGSIYCPCHLAETLDCVHCSQLSGDEFCNCKDWCGVCIYEKYLSNGSTASKLRETYKCSILKKEIFQNNLCIFKLSVPQSLAKELIYPGSFVFLRTMDSLNYYDVPISVMESDIDSYTLKIVIKVNGTKTKKLFELNEGDELLLRGPFSNGIMGLLNINKAKNGTSIIAAREIGIVPSILVMKKLYSNGNKIISLIDSKSNPSVYKKYFEDCNSEIINCTILDHGNLTEEFKSTISKILDENTVNLIHCGGPDIMIYQIIKSIDKSINLSCCNNSKMGCGEGICGSCTKHYEGDIVKRLCKVQIDPRDLFKDRRAM from the coding sequence ATGTACTGTATTGACGCTGGAAGTATCTATTGTCCATGTCACCTCGCTGAAACCCTTGATTGTGTACACTGTTCGCAGCTTTCTGGAGATGAGTTTTGTAATTGTAAGGATTGGTGTGGAGTATGTATATATGAAAAGTATTTATCAAATGGAAGTACTGCTTCAAAATTAAGAGAAACCTATAAGTGTTCAATATTAAAAAAAGAAATTTTTCAAAACAATTTATGTATATTTAAATTAAGTGTACCTCAAAGTTTAGCTAAAGAACTAATATATCCCGGCAGCTTTGTATTCTTGAGAACTATGGATAGTTTAAATTATTATGATGTTCCAATATCAGTAATGGAATCAGACATAGATAGTTATACTTTAAAAATTGTAATAAAAGTAAATGGTACAAAAACTAAAAAGTTATTTGAACTAAATGAAGGAGATGAACTTTTACTTAGGGGGCCGTTTTCAAATGGCATAATGGGGCTTCTAAATATAAACAAAGCAAAAAATGGAACGTCAATTATTGCCGCCCGTGAAATAGGCATAGTTCCTTCAATTCTCGTCATGAAAAAGTTATATTCAAATGGTAACAAAATTATATCCTTAATTGATAGTAAATCTAATCCAAGCGTTTATAAAAAGTATTTTGAGGACTGCAATTCAGAAATTATAAATTGTACTATACTCGATCATGGAAATCTTACGGAAGAATTTAAATCTACTATAAGCAAAATTTTAGATGAAAACACTGTAAATTTAATACATTGTGGGGGGCCTGACATAATGATATATCAAATTATTAAATCTATAGATAAATCCATAAACCTTTCATGCTGCAATAATTCAAAAATGGGCTGCGGAGAAGGTATATGCGGCAGCTGTACTAAACACTATGAAGGTGATATAGTCAAAAGATTATGCAAAGTACAGATAGATCCAAGGGACTTATTTAAAGACAGAAGAGCCATGTGA
- a CDS encoding FAD-binding oxidoreductase yields the protein MENELIKNSPEKVIGVLKQISGGDWVTNDISQMQGYLYDETEPLLRPKASKDCIVVKPASAEEISEILKYANKEKISIVTRGGGTGVVAGAIPTEPSIIISLERLNKVIELDEKNLMITIESGATLADLLEALSSNSKLFFPIHPGDEGAQIGGMVATNAGGTRAVKHGIMRNHVKALEVVLPTGEIVTLGGKLLKNNMGYDLLQIMIGSEGTLGIITKVTLRLYAKNEYNNTLIISFNTKEDAANAVPEILQSGIVPLAVEYMDRDISKASAKDLGTTWPADKGSVDLIFIIDEVNEDNLYASSEKIVEICEKHNAVDSIVAESTKEQRRILEIRSNAYTPYKNNVADALDAAVPPSTVPKFFNDIKRLSKKYNNNILSVGHIADGNIHNFVMSDNGRLPDNYEELKEEIYKTAIKYGGTITAEHGTGKLRKKNMSLQFNEKEIDIMEGIKKVFDPNKILNPGTIVD from the coding sequence TTGGAAAATGAATTAATCAAAAATTCACCTGAAAAGGTAATTGGGGTTTTGAAACAAATATCAGGCGGCGATTGGGTTACAAATGATATATCACAGATGCAGGGATACTTGTATGACGAAACAGAACCACTGCTTAGACCTAAAGCATCAAAGGATTGTATAGTGGTTAAGCCTGCTTCAGCAGAAGAAATATCAGAAATATTGAAATATGCAAATAAAGAGAAAATATCTATAGTTACAAGAGGAGGAGGAACTGGAGTAGTTGCTGGAGCTATACCAACTGAGCCAAGTATAATCATATCCTTGGAAAGATTGAATAAAGTTATTGAACTTGATGAAAAGAATTTGATGATTACAATTGAATCGGGAGCAACATTAGCAGATTTGCTTGAAGCATTGAGCAGCAATAGCAAATTGTTTTTCCCTATACATCCTGGAGATGAGGGAGCGCAAATTGGTGGAATGGTTGCAACAAATGCAGGAGGTACCAGGGCTGTAAAGCATGGAATTATGAGAAATCATGTTAAAGCACTTGAAGTGGTTCTCCCGACAGGTGAGATAGTTACTTTAGGTGGAAAACTTCTTAAAAACAACATGGGATATGATTTACTGCAGATCATGATTGGAAGTGAAGGTACTTTAGGAATTATAACGAAAGTAACACTTAGACTTTATGCAAAGAATGAATATAATAATACACTTATAATATCATTTAATACGAAAGAAGATGCTGCTAATGCAGTACCAGAAATACTTCAAAGTGGAATTGTACCTTTGGCAGTTGAGTATATGGACAGAGATATTTCAAAGGCATCTGCGAAAGATTTAGGAACTACATGGCCTGCAGATAAAGGTTCTGTAGATTTGATATTTATAATTGATGAAGTAAATGAAGATAATTTGTATGCAAGCAGCGAAAAAATTGTAGAAATATGCGAAAAACATAATGCAGTAGATAGTATTGTAGCAGAAAGCACAAAGGAACAAAGACGTATTTTAGAAATAAGAAGTAATGCATATACTCCTTATAAAAACAATGTGGCAGATGCTTTAGATGCAGCAGTTCCACCGTCAACTGTACCAAAATTCTTTAATGATATCAAACGACTTTCAAAGAAATATAACAATAATATATTGTCAGTTGGTCATATTGCAGATGGAAATATTCATAATTTTGTTATGTCGGATAATGGAAGACTGCCAGACAATTATGAAGAACTTAAAGAAGAAATATATAAAACTGCAATAAAGTACGGCGGCACAATAACCGCTGAGCATGGAACTGGAAAGCTAAGAAAGAAAAATATGTCTCTTCAATTTAATGAGAAGGAAATTGATATTATGGAAGGAATTAAAAAGGTTTTTGACCCTAATAAAATTCTTAATCCAGGAACTATAGTTGATTAA
- a CDS encoding FAD-dependent oxidoreductase, with amino-acid sequence MKVIVIGSGWSGCAAALTAKKAGADVTIYEKTDMVLGLGNVGGIMRNNGRYTAAEEITALGAGDLINITDSLTRHKNLDFPGHEHAWLYDVNKIEPAVRKYILDSGIKLNLISRVVDVNMDGHKIKGIYTADREYKEADVFIETTGSTGPMGNCIKYGNGCSMCILRCPSFGPRISISKCAGVEDLHGERADGNYGAFSGSCKLAKETIDKDLLNELEEKGVVVLKVPKEDINLDKLNAKVCQQYALKEFAENIILLDTGHVKLMTSYYPLEKLRKIPGLENVKFIDPYSGGKGNSIRYLSTAPVYNDLKVKGVDNLFCAGEKSGLFVGHTEAICTGSLAGNNAVRSALGLDTLILPTDTAIGDIINYANCKIKTKEGRRNRYTFAGAEYFNRMKARGLYSIDKGEIQDRIKKLGLSNIFNKSLI; translated from the coding sequence ATGAAAGTAATAGTAATTGGTTCTGGATGGTCAGGGTGTGCTGCAGCCTTAACTGCTAAAAAAGCTGGTGCAGATGTAACAATTTATGAAAAGACAGATATGGTACTTGGACTTGGAAATGTAGGCGGGATAATGAGGAATAATGGAAGATATACAGCCGCTGAGGAGATTACAGCACTTGGTGCCGGAGATCTTATAAACATTACAGATAGTCTTACGAGGCACAAAAATCTAGATTTTCCAGGTCATGAGCACGCATGGCTTTATGATGTAAATAAAATAGAACCAGCTGTTAGAAAATATATTCTAGACAGCGGAATAAAATTAAACTTAATTTCAAGAGTAGTAGATGTAAACATGGATGGGCATAAAATTAAAGGTATTTACACAGCTGATAGAGAATACAAAGAAGCTGATGTATTTATTGAAACTACAGGTTCTACAGGACCTATGGGCAATTGCATAAAATATGGTAATGGCTGTTCTATGTGTATTTTAAGATGTCCTTCTTTCGGTCCAAGAATAAGCATAAGTAAGTGTGCAGGCGTAGAGGATCTGCATGGAGAAAGAGCTGATGGCAATTATGGAGCTTTTAGCGGTTCTTGCAAATTGGCTAAAGAAACTATAGATAAAGACCTCTTAAATGAACTTGAAGAAAAGGGTGTTGTCGTTTTAAAAGTTCCAAAAGAAGATATAAACTTAGATAAACTCAATGCAAAGGTATGTCAGCAATATGCATTAAAAGAATTTGCAGAAAATATCATTCTTCTTGATACAGGTCATGTAAAACTTATGACTTCGTATTATCCACTAGAAAAGCTCAGGAAAATACCAGGTCTTGAAAATGTCAAATTCATAGATCCTTATTCTGGTGGAAAGGGAAATTCTATAAGATATCTTTCCACAGCACCGGTTTATAATGATTTAAAAGTAAAAGGAGTTGACAATTTATTCTGTGCTGGTGAAAAAAGCGGTTTATTTGTTGGTCACACTGAAGCTATCTGTACTGGTTCACTTGCAGGCAATAATGCTGTAAGATCTGCTCTCGGTCTTGATACACTTATTCTTCCAACTGATACAGCCATAGGTGATATAATAAATTATGCAAATTGCAAGATAAAAACTAAAGAAGGAAGAAGAAATAGATATACTTTTGCTGGTGCAGAATATTTTAATAGAATGAAGGCAAGAGGTCTTTATTCAATAGATAAAGGGGAAATTCAAGATAGAATAAAAAAGTTAGGTTTATCAAATATATTTAATAAGTCGTTAATTTAA
- a CDS encoding YitT family protein, whose amino-acid sequence MNKKHNNVYSTISKFLFIILGAALYSTGLEVFLIPNNIIDGGVVGISIMTSHFTKIPLGFLTFVLNIPFLIVGYKQIGKSFTLLTLFSVICYSLGISILRPIPGITQDILLASVFGGITIGLGIGLIIRNGGSTDGIEIVSIILDKKISFSLGQIVLFFNFFILVTAGLIFGLDRGMYSLIAYFIAIKIIDMVVEGLDESKAVIIISQKHQELSDALMLNLGRGVTLLNGQGGYKGDSVNVIYIIVSRLEISKLKSIVYDFDKDAIMTIGSVETAGKNYRKNLSH is encoded by the coding sequence ATGAATAAAAAACACAATAATGTTTACTCTACTATAAGCAAGTTCTTATTTATAATATTAGGAGCAGCTTTATATTCAACTGGATTGGAGGTATTTTTAATACCAAACAACATAATAGATGGCGGGGTTGTAGGTATATCCATAATGACAAGTCATTTTACTAAAATACCACTTGGATTCTTAACCTTTGTACTAAATATTCCATTTCTTATAGTTGGATACAAACAAATAGGTAAGTCATTTACCCTACTCACGTTGTTTTCTGTCATATGCTATTCTTTAGGAATATCTATTTTAAGACCAATCCCTGGTATAACTCAAGATATTTTATTAGCTTCAGTTTTTGGTGGAATAACTATAGGTTTAGGAATAGGACTTATTATACGAAATGGAGGATCAACTGATGGAATAGAAATTGTCTCAATAATTCTTGACAAAAAAATAAGTTTTTCATTAGGTCAAATTGTGCTATTCTTCAATTTCTTTATACTCGTAACTGCTGGTTTAATATTTGGATTGGATAGAGGAATGTATTCTTTAATAGCCTATTTTATAGCAATAAAAATAATTGATATGGTTGTAGAAGGATTAGATGAATCTAAAGCAGTAATAATTATATCTCAAAAGCATCAAGAACTATCTGATGCACTTATGTTAAACCTTGGAAGGGGAGTGACTCTTTTAAATGGTCAAGGAGGATATAAAGGTGACTCTGTAAATGTCATATATATAATTGTATCCCGTCTAGAAATTTCAAAACTAAAATCTATAGTATATGACTTTGACAAAGATGCCATAATGACAATAGGCAGTGTTGAAACTGCAGGTAAAAACTACAGGAAAAACTTATCACATTAA
- a CDS encoding Na+/H+ antiporter NhaC family protein yields MDQTVGIIIPCNFLKDKYKEVKVKNNVLVRTISDTGIAVAPLIPWNANSLFIVAVTGISVSVYIPYAILCYILPLITVLTAFLSKFSI; encoded by the coding sequence ATTGACCAAACTGTTGGAATTATAATTCCATGTAATTTTTTAAAGGATAAATATAAAGAAGTTAAGGTAAAAAACAATGTACTGGTAAGGACTATATCCGATACCGGGATTGCCGTTGCACCACTCATACCATGGAACGCAAATTCTCTGTTTATTGTTGCAGTAACTGGAATTTCAGTTTCTGTATATATTCCATATGCTATACTATGCTATATCCTACCTCTAATTACAGTCCTTACAGCATTTTTAAGTAAGTTTAGTATTTAG